The proteins below are encoded in one region of Streptomyces roseirectus:
- a CDS encoding DMT family transporter, with the protein MTPGVTGAVLLAAVTHACWNALAHKIPDKLVGLALISGGGAVLGFAAVPFAAFPDGAAWPYLIASAVIHMAYFALLMWSFRIGDFGQAYPIARGSAPLIVTLLAALFAHEVPDGWAAAGIALSCAGLSGVALWGLRGRRPDWTAIGAALGTGFTIALYTVVDGLGVRASGSSLGYIAWLMGVQGLVLPAYAWARWRGQTLARLKPYARVGALGAVLSFTAYGLVLWAQTRAELAPIAALRESSIIVGAAIGALFFKERFGAPRVLAAGVLVVGIGLMLHSG; encoded by the coding sequence GTGACCCCAGGGGTCACCGGGGCCGTCTTGCTCGCGGCGGTCACGCACGCCTGCTGGAACGCCCTCGCGCACAAGATCCCGGACAAGCTGGTGGGGCTCGCCCTGATCTCCGGGGGCGGGGCGGTGCTGGGGTTCGCGGCGGTGCCGTTCGCCGCGTTCCCGGACGGCGCCGCGTGGCCCTACCTCATCGCCTCGGCCGTCATCCACATGGCGTACTTCGCACTGCTGATGTGGTCCTTCAGGATCGGCGACTTCGGCCAGGCGTACCCCATCGCGCGAGGCAGCGCCCCGCTGATCGTCACCCTCCTCGCCGCCCTGTTCGCCCACGAGGTCCCGGACGGCTGGGCCGCGGCCGGCATCGCGCTGTCGTGCGCGGGCCTCAGCGGCGTCGCCCTGTGGGGACTACGGGGACGACGCCCCGACTGGACGGCGATCGGCGCGGCCCTCGGGACGGGGTTCACGATCGCCCTCTACACGGTCGTCGACGGACTCGGCGTCCGCGCCTCGGGGTCCTCGCTGGGTTACATCGCATGGCTGATGGGCGTCCAGGGCCTGGTCCTCCCGGCGTACGCATGGGCCCGCTGGCGCGGGCAGACGCTCGCCCGCCTCAAGCCGTACGCCCGCGTCGGCGCGCTCGGCGCCGTCCTCTCCTTCACCGCCTACGGCCTCGTCCTGTGGGCCCAGACCCGCGCCGAACTCGCCCCGATCGCCGCGCTCAGGGAGTCGTCCATCATCGTCGGCGCCGCGATCGGCGCGCTCTTCTTCAAGGAACGCTTCGGCGCACCCCGCGTCCTCGCGGCCGGGGTACTCGTCGTGGGGATCGGGCTGATGCTGCACAGCGGGTGA